From the Mustelus asterias unplaced genomic scaffold, sMusAst1.hap1.1 HAP1_SCAFFOLD_3190, whole genome shotgun sequence genome, the window TTGGATCAGCCCGTACCATCTTTTGCTTCTTTTTCTTTTTGCCCGCTTGCGAGCTCTCGTACGATGACTGCTGTGCGCTGGTGTGGTTCCCCTGGAATAGTGACTGAAGGCTGTTGGAACTGATCCCCCAGATGGAGTCCTGACACGAGAGAAACCAGCACAC encodes:
- the LOC144490348 gene encoding GRB10-interacting GYF protein 2-like; the protein is LTKELLSLTGNLTLQPDRLQDSIWGISSNSLQSLFQGNHTSAQQSSYESSQAGKKKKKQKMVRADPSILGFSVNASSERLNMGEIETMDDF